The Petrocella atlantisensis genome has a window encoding:
- a CDS encoding YVTN family beta-propeller repeat protein, whose translation MKKIVIIFYSFLLIVFAASCTKNEGNGPEPTEIPQISPTTEPTSEDNNVDTGNIGNVESNDTGNDSTKVADYLVYSANEGSSSVSVIDTKTMKTIKDIPVGKGPHNVQATPDGKFVYVVEGKVASISAINTATNSVVNTINIGEGPSHIIFSPDSKLAYVSIGGMMEEEEKEEDVAETMVDMTEEEAGNVSVVNLENGEVKEILVGLMPHGLRMTPDNKYVLVANTDSDTVSVIDTATNKVTNTVEVGKKPVQVAPTADGKYVFVSLSGDNSVAVIELSSMKVTKTIPVGEAPIQLYATSDSKFVYVANNKSANISVIDTTSMSVVAEIPAGEEAHGVVISKDGKNVYVTNTGSDSVTIVDVATNKVIGTVTVGEEPNGITIVE comes from the coding sequence ATGAAAAAAATAGTAATAATTTTCTACTCATTTCTTTTAATAGTCTTTGCTGCTTCTTGCACAAAAAATGAAGGCAATGGTCCTGAACCAACGGAAATACCGCAAATAAGTCCTACTACGGAACCAACCAGTGAAGATAATAATGTTGATACTGGGAATATCGGAAATGTGGAAAGTAATGATACGGGCAATGATAGTACTAAGGTAGCTGATTATCTTGTATACTCAGCTAATGAGGGCAGCTCCTCAGTTTCAGTAATTGATACGAAAACTATGAAAACAATCAAGGATATACCTGTAGGAAAAGGTCCACATAATGTTCAGGCAACACCGGATGGAAAATTTGTATATGTTGTAGAAGGAAAAGTAGCCTCTATATCTGCGATTAATACTGCTACAAATTCGGTTGTCAATACTATAAATATAGGAGAGGGTCCTAGCCATATTATTTTTTCACCTGACTCAAAGCTTGCTTATGTGTCAATTGGAGGAATGATGGAGGAAGAAGAGAAAGAAGAGGATGTTGCTGAAACCATGGTAGATATGACAGAGGAAGAAGCCGGTAATGTATCTGTTGTTAACTTGGAAAATGGAGAAGTAAAAGAAATATTGGTTGGTCTCATGCCCCATGGTTTAAGAATGACACCGGATAATAAATATGTCCTTGTTGCAAATACTGATTCAGATACGGTATCTGTAATCGATACAGCGACTAATAAGGTTACCAATACGGTCGAGGTAGGTAAAAAACCGGTCCAGGTAGCACCTACGGCGGACGGAAAATATGTATTTGTATCCCTAAGTGGAGATAACAGTGTTGCCGTTATTGAACTGTCTTCTATGAAAGTTACCAAAACGATACCGGTAGGTGAAGCACCAATACAACTATATGCAACATCCGATAGTAAATTCGTATATGTTGCTAACAATAAATCAGCTAATATCAGTGTTATCGATACCACCTCCATGTCTGTGGTAGCTGAAATTCCTGCAGGAGAGGAAGCACATGGTGTAGTAATATCTAAGGATGGAAAAAATGTTTATGTAACCAATACAGGTTCTGACAGTGTAACAATAGTTGATGTTGCTACTAATAAAGTGATCGGTACCGTTACTGTTGGAGAAGAACCAAATGGAATTACGATTGTAGAATAA
- a CDS encoding TIGR01906 family membrane protein — translation MKKPKATDILIGILFTLFIISLGVIATVNFRSLYYFDIDYLNIANDSGISKEIIIDNYNALIDYNSPFFQGDLKLPDLSSSLDGLQHFVDVKNIFTTFYYIAGITLILCGTIIIYKKVKKDYSYLLVSSIAVLLIPAMAAIASIINFDATFVVFHKIFFRNDFWLFDPSTDPVITILPDTFFLHSLIFLISFVFIGSLILFLISRYLKKREIK, via the coding sequence ATGAAAAAGCCTAAAGCAACAGATATTTTAATAGGAATTTTATTTACTTTATTTATAATTTCGTTAGGAGTAATTGCAACAGTTAACTTTAGAAGTTTGTATTATTTTGATATTGACTATCTGAATATAGCTAATGATTCTGGAATAAGTAAGGAAATTATTATTGATAATTATAATGCTTTAATAGATTATAATTCACCATTCTTTCAAGGTGATTTAAAGCTTCCTGATTTATCATCATCTCTTGATGGATTACAGCATTTTGTCGATGTCAAAAATATATTTACTACCTTTTACTATATTGCTGGGATTACACTGATTTTATGTGGCACTATTATAATCTATAAAAAAGTAAAAAAAGATTATAGCTACTTATTAGTATCTTCAATAGCAGTATTGCTTATACCAGCGATGGCAGCAATAGCTAGTATTATTAATTTTGATGCTACCTTTGTTGTTTTCCATAAAATATTTTTTCGTAATGATTTTTGGTTATTTGATCCTTCAACTGATCCAGTGATAACCATTTTACCGGACACATTTTTCTTACACTCATTAATTTTCTTAATATCATTTGTGTTTATTGGAAGTTTGATTTTATTTTTGATATCTCGGTATCTTAAAAAAAGAGAAATAAAATGA
- a CDS encoding DUF2318 domain-containing protein, with translation MSKQTIKKSNKKNNMNKLIIIALSAVVLLAVAFSIKVPDSSSDNSSKKDDLRAEKVIDSDVVIPVIEITETARFYPAKINGIELEALAVKAPDGSIRTAFNTCQVCYSSGRGYYVQEGDVLVCQNCGNRFAMDDVEVTRGGCNPVPITEEYKTVSDDSITISKDFLAEATVIFQNWK, from the coding sequence ATGAGCAAGCAGACGATTAAAAAATCAAACAAAAAAAATAATATGAATAAATTAATTATTATTGCTTTATCCGCTGTTGTATTATTAGCAGTAGCATTCTCCATTAAGGTACCTGATTCCTCATCAGATAACAGCTCAAAAAAGGATGATCTCCGAGCTGAGAAGGTTATTGATAGTGATGTCGTAATTCCTGTCATTGAAATTACCGAAACAGCTAGGTTTTATCCGGCTAAGATTAATGGCATAGAGCTTGAAGCCCTAGCAGTAAAGGCACCAGATGGTTCAATACGAACAGCATTTAATACCTGTCAGGTTTGTTATTCATCAGGTCGTGGATATTACGTACAGGAGGGGGATGTATTAGTATGCCAAAACTGTGGTAATCGTTTCGCGATGGATGATGTGGAAGTAACCAGAGGAGGATGTAATCCCGTTCCTATTACTGAGGAGTATAAAACAGTTAGTGATGATTCAATTACCATTTCAAAAGACTTTTTAGCTGAGGCAACGGTTATTTTCCAAAATTGGAAGTAG
- a CDS encoding urease accessory protein UreH domain-containing protein, which yields MSSNAIVTTLYIDNMTCAHCETTIEHALTGIVGIENVRASYSSGKVIVTYKPDEIELEKIEELIEENDYHVKREKKSNIKNSEKETKEGETQEEETKKSVDITNIVGIGIIIFTIYTIVRRFGLTNIFNAFPIAKEGMGYGMLFVIGLLTSVHCVAMCGGICITQCAAKDSNNPVKTSKFAAMRPSLLYNLGRVISYTVMGGLVGALGSVVSFSGTMKGIVQILAGVFMVIMGLNMLNVFPWLRKLNPRMPKIFAKKIYKQRAKNNSPLFIGLLNGLMPCGPLQAMQLYALSTGDPLKGAFSMFLFSVGTFPLMFAFGALSSLLSKKFTGKMMKASAVLVLALGVFMFNSGAVLSGFTLPIFPSVTSTAQASNIAKIKDGVQTVTTGLNPGSYEPIVVQKGVPVKWIIQAEAGDINGCNNSIVVPKFNIQQDLSEGDTVIEFTPTSSGTFPFSCWMGMIRSKITVVDDLNAVDSSTINSEDNGLENVDNLIDYQIPTDELSIAEVTNDRQTVELTFDENGFSSAVIVVQKDLETVWTINGKNVDTLPNNILVFPYYGAQLEVYEGENPIRLYPDGDFDFCTSDTNLYGYVKVVDDINNIDEEAIKKEVSEYRPTDYFAGGGGLPSCH from the coding sequence ATGTCATCAAATGCTATAGTAACTACTCTATACATTGACAATATGACATGTGCCCATTGTGAAACTACAATAGAACATGCCCTAACAGGTATAGTAGGAATTGAAAATGTAAGAGCCAGTTACTCGTCAGGAAAAGTAATCGTAACTTACAAACCAGATGAAATTGAATTGGAAAAAATTGAAGAATTGATTGAAGAAAATGATTATCATGTGAAAAGAGAAAAAAAAAGCAATATCAAAAACAGTGAAAAAGAAACAAAGGAAGGAGAAACGCAGGAAGAAGAAACAAAAAAATCAGTGGACATCACGAATATCGTTGGAATAGGGATTATTATTTTTACTATATACACGATAGTAAGACGTTTTGGACTTACGAATATTTTTAACGCTTTCCCAATTGCGAAAGAGGGAATGGGCTACGGTATGCTGTTTGTAATCGGATTACTTACCTCTGTACATTGTGTGGCGATGTGCGGTGGCATATGCATTACCCAATGCGCTGCAAAGGATAGTAACAATCCGGTTAAAACCAGTAAATTTGCAGCCATGAGACCAAGTTTACTATATAACTTAGGTAGAGTTATTTCCTATACCGTGATGGGTGGACTTGTAGGAGCACTTGGTTCAGTGGTCAGTTTCTCCGGTACGATGAAGGGGATTGTCCAAATTTTGGCAGGCGTATTTATGGTTATTATGGGATTAAACATGCTTAATGTATTTCCTTGGCTTCGTAAGCTTAACCCTAGAATGCCAAAAATATTTGCAAAAAAGATCTACAAGCAAAGAGCAAAAAATAATAGTCCTTTATTTATTGGACTACTAAATGGACTTATGCCTTGTGGACCATTACAAGCAATGCAGCTATATGCGCTGTCAACCGGAGATCCTCTTAAAGGCGCATTTTCTATGTTTTTATTCAGTGTAGGAACATTTCCATTAATGTTTGCTTTTGGAGCATTAAGTTCCCTCCTTAGTAAGAAATTTACCGGAAAGATGATGAAAGCAAGTGCAGTATTAGTTCTAGCTTTAGGAGTATTTATGTTCAATAGTGGTGCGGTTCTTTCCGGATTTACATTGCCCATATTCCCTTCTGTAACCAGCACGGCGCAGGCTTCTAATATAGCAAAGATTAAGGACGGAGTACAAACTGTGACAACTGGTCTTAACCCAGGTAGCTATGAACCTATTGTTGTACAAAAAGGTGTACCTGTAAAGTGGATTATTCAGGCAGAAGCAGGTGATATTAACGGATGTAACAACAGTATTGTAGTTCCTAAATTTAATATTCAACAGGATTTATCAGAAGGAGACACTGTTATTGAATTTACACCTACAAGCAGCGGAACCTTTCCGTTCAGCTGTTGGATGGGTATGATTCGAAGTAAAATTACTGTAGTTGATGATTTAAATGCCGTGGATAGCAGTACAATTAATTCGGAAGATAATGGACTTGAAAATGTGGATAATTTAATTGATTATCAAATTCCAACCGACGAATTATCAATAGCCGAAGTAACTAATGATAGACAAACAGTAGAATTAACCTTTGATGAAAATGGATTTTCCTCTGCAGTAATTGTTGTTCAAAAGGATTTAGAAACAGTATGGACTATCAATGGAAAGAATGTAGATACTCTGCCAAATAATATACTTGTATTTCCATACTACGGAGCTCAACTTGAAGTTTACGAAGGAGAAAATCCAATCAGATTGTATCCTGATGGAGATTTTGACTTCTGTACCTCAGATACGAACTTATATGGTTACGTGAAAGTCGTTGATGATATTAATAATATAGATGAAGAAGCAATTAAGAAAGAAGTTTCTGAATACAGACCTACAGATTATTTTGCTGGAGGTGGAGGATTACCTTCATGTCATTAA
- a CDS encoding winged helix-turn-helix domain-containing protein, whose product MTVDFKSRFITKQSVEVKLTPNEYKIFSTLVKHPNKVFPREELIVSAFGSNYEGYDRTIDSHIKNLRQKIESDPKNPIYIKTIHGVGYKFGGE is encoded by the coding sequence TTGACTGTAGATTTTAAAAGTAGATTTATCACAAAGCAATCGGTAGAGGTAAAGCTGACTCCCAATGAATATAAAATATTTTCAACTTTAGTAAAACATCCGAATAAAGTTTTTCCACGCGAAGAATTAATAGTTTCTGCTTTTGGAAGCAATTATGAGGGTTATGACAGAACAATCGATAGCCATATTAAAAACCTAAGACAGAAAATTGAAAGTGATCCAAAAAATCCAATTTATATTAAGACAATACATGGAGTAGGTTACAAATTTGGAGGTGAGTAA